The sequence below is a genomic window from Haematobia irritans isolate KBUSLIRL chromosome 3, ASM5000362v1, whole genome shotgun sequence.
GGTAATAAACTTAAAACaagtttaaattattttttttcttaaatagactaaaagtgattttttttcttatttttttttcgtctaAGGCGATTCGGGCTACCCACTGGAACCTTGGCTACTTACTCCATACAGGAACGCGACGGAAAACTCATCCGAGAGTCgttttaataaaaagttttgcaaagGAAGGTCCATAATTGAGAGAGTGTTTGGTGTTTTGAAAGGCAGATTTCGGTGTCTATTAGCAGCCAGAGAGTTACATTACGCACCAGAAAGAGTGGTTCAAATAATGAACGTTTGCTCTGCCCTCCACAATATTTGCGTAGATTTTAATTCACAACTGTCAACACACGAAATTATTGAGACAGAACGtcttaatgaaattgaaatgtctGTTTATAGCAATACGAACAACAGCGAAGAAACAAATATTGCTCAGGAAATAAGGAATAATATTAGaaacaatttgatttaaataaaataacatttatttataaaaaaacaaataaaaaaggaaTTCATTCTTTGTAGTGTAATAACAAACTTATAATCTAAAATGATACAGCTTCTATATGGCGATTTTGAGATCTTAAAATTCATTAATCAGTCGTTCTTAAACTAGCTTGCCTTATAggcatattataaaaaatatcgtCACATATCACAAAGTTTTACTTAATTctaattctaaaattttcttttttaattctaatttgaTAGAAGGCTATCACGTTCGTTTTGGAGTGACAGCCGTGAACGTTTGGCAGACTGTAAGCTTTCATTCAAGCAGTTACGTTTGGCCGCGGGCGCTGGTTCATCTTCGTTTTGGGgcgataacaaaacctcttctataaCATCACTGATATCTGAGACAACTTGGCTAGTATTTGCACTTGTTCCGAAGCACGTTGATGATGGCAGTCCGTTAACTGCTTCTTCCATATGAAGAAGCTTTATAATTTGTTCCTCCATAGAGGAAAGCGGGCAATACTGCGAGACACCACCGCCCGTGCTGGAAATACTCATTTTGTTTTTGCGCATCTTAACCTTAGTATGATTTTTTAGGTCAGACCAAACCTGTAAATATGTACATATAGTTATTTTCACatttaatatacaaaatataatacATTACTTTTTTCCAACCAGCGACATCTCTTACAGGAGGTCCATTTGCATTGAGGTCATCAGCCAGTTTTGTCCACAAAATCTTAGCGCGTTGTTTCGCATTTGCACTCTGCAACTGTCCCTTGGCCAAATCGCTGTGTTGGACCATAAAGTCTACCAACGTTTGAAACTGACGTTGCTGCGTCTGcaacttttttggtttttccctaaaacaataaacaatttagatacaaatataaaaatttaattgtgcttACTTACATATTTGTTACTTTGCGATTGCTATTTTGTTTGCGCACGATTTTTGCGATCAACGAACGAGTTTGACATACGCTTTCGCATTATAGAGTGCGGTGATGCCAGATTTGCGAAAACTAGATGCGCAAGGTAGATACGAAAACGAATTACTGAGTACCAATTACTAGATTCGCGACAATTTTTCTTACGCatcgcaatacagagtaacccccctggtttggcaagccatctgtgcctgtggcttgaaaagcagcattttcatagctttcgggactgtcaaccaagaaatttacgtgaaagagtgtttgaataaacgcctgctgcctttcctgaagaaacacggttgttccgtactgttttggccggatttggcatcttgccattacgataaaaaggccatggagtggtacgccgccaacaacgtgcaggttgttcccaaggacaagaaccttcccaacacgccagagctccgcccaattgagaaatactgggctattgtcaagcggaacctaaagaagaccaaaaaaactgctatggacgagcagcagttcaaggcaaactggctttctgcggcgaagaaggtggacaaggtggctgtacaaaatctgatggcaggtgtcaagcgtgaggcccggcaattcggatttggaaaagcgaaagcctatttgaatattttccctgaattttatactaattgaacttgaaaaagaaatttaacttgattttttaaataaacgatttcaccgatttacactcgttttcccttgaccaaattttgaccgtatcaccctttacttgtgccaagtttgaagtcgacagcttgtttcgtgattttaacagacg
It includes:
- the LOC142230444 gene encoding uncharacterized protein LOC142230444, translated to MEKPKKLQTQQRQFQTLVDFMVQHSDLAKGQLQSANAKQRAKILWTKLADDLNANGPPVRDVAGWKKVWSDLKNHTKVKMRKNKMSISSTGGGVSQYCPLSSMEEQIIKLLHMEEAVNGLPSSTCFGTSANTSQVVSDISDVIEEVLLSPQNEDEPAPAAKRNCLNESLQSAKRSRLSLQNERDSLLSN